From Brassica oleracea var. oleracea cultivar TO1000 chromosome C3, BOL, whole genome shotgun sequence, a single genomic window includes:
- the LOC106330590 gene encoding 40S ribosomal protein S11-3-like: MAEQTEKAFLKQPKVFLSSKKSGKGKRPGKGGTRFWKNIGLGFKTPREAILGTYIDSKCPFTGTVSVKGRILAGTCHSAMMQRTIIVRRNYLHFVKKYQRYEKRHSNIPAHVSPCFRVKEGDHVIIGQCRL; the protein is encoded by the exons ATGGCGGAACAG ACTGAGAAAGCTTTTCTAAAGCAACCTAAGGTCTTCC TAAGCTCCAAGAAATCTGGCAAGGGAAAGCGACCTGGGAAGGGTGGAACCAGATTCTGGAAGAACATCGGTTTGGGCTTCAAGACTCCTCGTGAAGCCATTTTAG GAACTTACATTGACAGTAAATGTCCCTTCACTGGAACTGTTTCGGTTAAAGGTCGTATCTTAGCTGGTACTTGCCACAGTGCCATGATGCAGAGAACCATTATCGTGCGACGGAATTACCTCCACTTTGTCAAGAAATATCAGAG GTATGAGAAGAGGCATTCGAACATCCCAGCTCATGTCTCACCTTGCTTCCGTGTCAAGGAAGGGGACCATGTCATCATTGGCCAATGCAGGTTATGA